The following DNA comes from Methanosarcina vacuolata Z-761.
TTCCTATTGTTTTGTCTATTAAGTTAGGCAGGAGAGTTCCAATAACAAGATATTTCTGATCTACCAGAACCTTCAGTTGGGGTATAGAAATCCCAAACACTAAAGGTAACCCCAAAGTAATCTCAGATGTTCAAAGAGTAGCATCAAAAGTTAAATACTTCTTCATTTATGCCTATATGTTCTTTTCTTCATGAATCAAAATATTTCCAGACCAACTTTATTGACATTCAGGTATACTCTATAGTGAGTTTGGGTCTCTGATTTTTATTTTGCCAGTTAGAACTGTAAAAAGCTATATAGTTTTCATCTTCTTCGCGAGCCTTTATAAGGAAACCTGTATCCTCGTACTTTCCACTTATATATTCCTGCACAAGTTCTGTTACATCCAGGTCGTAGTAGCGGTTGTCAGGGGTCTCATCTCCACTGATAGTTATCGTGGCATATGGGGTGCTTCCCTGGAAGACCCCATTCCTGTCATACCAGTCCCCTCCAGAATTTTTCCAGGGGTCATTAGATTCCCTTTGCTGCCAGGTAACATGTTCTCTGCACCATTTCATAGGTCTGTATACTTCCAGTATAGTATCTTTTGATCTTATCTGGTTCTCCGGGTAGTGCCAGAATAAAGATAGAGTTGCCTCTTCAACCTGGTCAGTCTGATTAAGTGAACTCAGCTCAAAGATTATAACGCCTCTATAAATGCCCCCATCGGATTTTTTTCCGATATCGATATATTCACTATCACTAAAAGTGGTATTTGGGGCTTCTTCTCTCAGCCTGTTGTCAGAAATAATTAAAGGTAAAGCAATTTTAAGGTTTTCCGCCTTATCAAACTGCATCGAAATATTTAATAATAATTTTTTCAGGAACTTTATAAACTCTGAAAAAGCTCTTTTAAGGCTCGACTCAAAGCTTTCTTCCTGGCCGGTCTGGGCTTTGCTTTCATTTATCTCATAAGGCGTCTGCGGTCCGGCAGACATAGCTTCACTCCAGGGAAAGTCCTTGCCCAAAGACTCATTGGCGTTCAACTTTGCTGCAAGTTCGGAGTCAGCTTTAACGTCTGAGGTAGAGTTTGCACCCATATAGTTCCCGCCGGCGTTGCCTGAAAGACAATTGCTTTCCAGGATAAAGGAATGGGTATTTTTTAGCTGGTTGTATACAGCATATCCTTTCCCAGCTGCAGGACTGGACTGTGTATTAATTATTATATTATTTTTCACGATAGTCATATAGCCTGAACCTGGGGCTGAAAATTCATCACTGACCTGTTTATGGGCAATAGCAGCGCCATAGCAGCCATCGAATTTATTATTCTCTATCACAGTATTTTGGAAACCACTAAGCACTATGCCCCCTGCCCAGTCCGCACCCTCGTTAATCCCGGTTTTATAAAATTTATTGTGATGTATGAATATGTCTTTTGCAGAATCTTTCGAATACTCGGGCCCATAGCCTGTGATCCATATGCCTGCTGCATTCGTCTCGTATAGCAGATTATTGTAGATTTCAATATCATTCATCACAGTTGACGGACCAATTTTCTGGATTTCAATTCCTGCCCCTCCTCCTCCTTCTGAGTCAATTATATTGTTATAAAATTTTACATGGTTTGTATTGTAAATTCTCAAACCGCTATTCGTTCTGCACGTTATTTTATTATTCCAGGCCTCTATATTCGAAGAATAGATAGCGTAGAGGACGTCATGACCTAACTTATATACCCGGTTATTGTAAAACTTAACACCTGAACATTTTACGACTTTAAGTCCATCGCCGTGACTGTCATGCATATACATATCGTGAACCTGTATATTCTTGCAATTAAGGAAATATATCAGGTTGTAATACCCCTTTCCCCTATTTTTTTCATTATTTTTGTCGTGATTTCCGTCAATCTCAAATCCCCTTATGGTAATATCATGATTTTCAGCACTGTTCATTTGCGTAATCATAGGTTTTTCTAGAGGCCAATCTGCTTTATCTTCAAGTTTGATTACGGCTGTCGGATCTCCTTCCAGAATAGTATTGTTTCCAATTAAAATACTGCCCGAGATGATGTATGTACTGGGGCCTTTCAGATGAACGGTTGTGCATTTTGGGTTTTCTGCAGCATATGCAAGAGCTTTGTTTATTTCTACCTGGTCA
Coding sequences within:
- a CDS encoding disaggregatase related repeat-containing protein — its product is MNGKKQTYKWGDRKKLLFLGIIFVCIIVSITLTLSKTSCTTVYVATNGSGDFNCDGSDDQVEINKALAYAAENPKCTTVHLKGPSTYIISGSILIGNNTILEGDPTAVIKLEDKADWPLEKPMITQMNSAENHDITIRGFEIDGNHDKNNEKNRGKGYYNLIYFLNCKNIQVHDMYMHDSHGDGLKVVKCSGVKFYNNRVYKLGHDVLYAIYSSNIEAWNNKITCRTNSGLRIYNTNHVKFYNNIIDSEGGGGAGIEIQKIGPSTVMNDIEIYNNLLYETNAAGIWITGYGPEYSKDSAKDIFIHHNKFYKTGINEGADWAGGIVLSGFQNTVIENNKFDGCYGAAIAHKQVSDEFSAPGSGYMTIVKNNIIINTQSSPAAGKGYAVYNQLKNTHSFILESNCLSGNAGGNYMGANSTSDVKADSELAAKLNANESLGKDFPWSEAMSAGPQTPYEINESKAQTGQEESFESSLKRAFSEFIKFLKKLLLNISMQFDKAENLKIALPLIISDNRLREEAPNTTFSDSEYIDIGKKSDGGIYRGVIIFELSSLNQTDQVEEATLSLFWHYPENQIRSKDTILEVYRPMKWCREHVTWQQRESNDPWKNSGGDWYDRNGVFQGSTPYATITISGDETPDNRYYDLDVTELVQEYISGKYEDTGFLIKAREEDENYIAFYSSNWQNKNQRPKLTIEYT